One Glycine soja cultivar W05 chromosome 2, ASM419377v2, whole genome shotgun sequence genomic region harbors:
- the LOC114383253 gene encoding OTU domain-containing protein DDB_G0284757-like gives MMNGNGTQTEYWGESSGSTSHSSQQDVEDDRMIALVLSEEYAKLDGAVGRRLTNLEPVPHVPRINSFFPTVSDASMDHQRLLQRLNVYGLCEVKVSGDGNCQFRALSDQLYRSPEHHKHVRKEIVKQLKDHRSLYECYVPMKYKKYHKKMAKTGEWGDHVTLQAAADKFSAKICLLTSFRDTCFIEIMPLYQAPQRELWLSFWCEVHYNSLYEIRDAPIQHKPKRKHWLF, from the exons ATGATGAATGGAAATGGTACTCAGACTGAGTATTGGGGCGAAAGTTCGGGTTCAACTTCCCATAGCAGTCAGCAGGATGTGGAGGATGACAGGATGATTGCTCTTGTGCTGTCAGAAGAGTATGCCAAATTAGATGGAGCAGTTGGTCGGCGCCTTACCAACTTGGAACCTGTTCCT CATGTACCCCGGATAAATTCCTTTTTCCCCACTGTAAGTGATGCCAGTATGGATCACCAGCGCCTGCTTCAGAG GTTGAATGTGTATGGTTTATGTGAGGTCAAGGTATCTGGAGATGGAAATTGTCAG TTCCGTGCACTTTCCGATCAGTTGTATAGGTCACCTGAACACCACAAGCATGTTCGCAAAGAGATAGTGAAACAG CTCAAAGATCACCGTTCCTTGTATGAATGCTATGTACCAATGAAGTACAAAAAATACCACAAGAAAATGGCTAA AACTGGAGAATGGGGGGACCACGTTACCTTACAGGCAGCTGCGGATAAG TTTTCTGCAAAGATATGCCTTCTAACATCATTCAGAGACACTTGCTTCATCGAAATTATGCCACTGTACCAAGCACCACAGCGTG AACTGTGGTTGAGCTTTTGGTGTGAGGTTCATTACAATTCATTATATGAAATCCGAG ATGCACCAATccagcataaaccaaagaggaaACACTGGCTGTTTTAA
- the LOC114383243 gene encoding xyloglucan endotransglucosylase/hydrolase protein A, protein MGSSLWTCLILLSLASASFAANPRTPIDVPFGRNYVPTWAFDHIKYLNGGSEIQLHLDKYTGTGFQSKGSYLFGHFSMYIKLVPGDSAGTVTAFYLSSTNSEHDEIDFEFLGNRTGQPYILQTNVFTGGKGDREQRIYLWFDPTREYHRYSVLWNMYQIVFYVDDYPIRVFKNSNDLGVKFPFNQPMKIYNSLWNADDWATRGGLEKTDWSKAPFVASYKGFHIDGCEASVNAKFCDTQGKRWWDQPEFRDLDAAQWQKLTWVRQKYTIYNYCSDRKRYPQVSPECARDRDI, encoded by the exons atgggtTCCTCTTTGTGGACTTGTCTGATTTTGTTATCACTTGCTTCTGCTTCCTTCGCCGCCAACCCAAGAACACCAATTGATGTGCCATTTGGCAGAAACTATGTGCCTACTTGGGCCTTTGATCACATCAAATACCTCAATGGTGGTTCTGAGATTCAGCTTCATCTTGATAAGTACACTG GTACTGGCTTCCAATCCAAAGGATCCTACCTGTTTGGTCACTTCAGCATGTACATAAAATTGGTTCCTGGTGATTCAGCTGGCACAGTCACTGCTTTCTAT TTATCATCCACAAACTCAGAACATGATGAAATAGACTTTGAGTTCTTGGGAAACAGAACCGGGCAACCTTACATTTTGCAAACTAATGTGTTCACTGGTGGCAAGGGTGACAGAGAACAAAGAATCTACCTTTGGTTTGACCCTACAAGAGAATACCACAGATACTCAGTGCTATGGAACATGTACCAGATTGT TTTCTATGTGGATGACTACCCAATAAGGGTATTCAAGAACAGCAATGACTTGGGAGTGAAGTTCCCATTTAACCAACCAATGAAGATATACAACAGTTTGTGGAATGCTGATGACTGGGCCACAAGGGGTGGTTTGGAGAAAACAGATTGGTCCAAAGCCCCCTTCGTAGCCTCCTACAAGGGCTTCCACATTGATGGTTGTGAGGCCTCAGTGAATGCCAAGTTCTGTGACACACAAGGCAAGAGGTGGTGGGATCAACCAGAGTTCCGTGACCTTGATGCTGCTCAGTGGCAAAAACTCACCTGGGTTCGCCAGAAATACACCATCTACAACTACTGCTCCGACCGCAAACGCTACCCTCAAGTCTCTCCAGAGTGCGCCAGAGACCGAGACATTTAA